From the Leptolyngbya sp. O-77 genome, one window contains:
- a CDS encoding phytanoyl-CoA dioxygenase family protein, with amino-acid sequence MNAQEWYLFDLQGYLVVENVLTAAQLDALNAELDRQIAAVNDPDRLWFRWDRLLPWGKPFQDLIDPAPLMPYLKTLLGEGFRLDHDYTHIIRRGKGPIGTRLHGGGTPYDPCQYYHVHNGRMYNGLTAVAYELRDVRPGEGGFACIPGSHKSNAPFPDEWRDLEHPPACMRPIALSAGSAIVFTEALTHGTLPWRGQGERRTLFYKYSPRSNAWARSLYNPDEFPNLTEAQRRLLLSPGIYPY; translated from the coding sequence TTGAACGCACAAGAATGGTATTTATTCGACTTGCAGGGTTATCTGGTGGTGGAAAACGTGCTGACGGCAGCGCAACTAGATGCGCTCAATGCCGAACTCGATCGCCAGATTGCCGCCGTCAACGACCCCGATCGCCTCTGGTTTCGCTGGGACAGGCTGCTGCCCTGGGGAAAACCGTTTCAAGACCTGATCGACCCTGCGCCGCTGATGCCCTACTTGAAGACCCTGCTGGGCGAGGGCTTTCGGCTGGATCACGACTACACGCACATCATCCGCCGGGGCAAAGGGCCCATCGGCACGCGGCTCCACGGCGGCGGCACGCCCTACGACCCCTGCCAGTATTACCACGTCCACAATGGGCGCATGTATAACGGGCTGACGGCTGTCGCCTATGAACTGCGGGACGTGCGCCCTGGCGAGGGCGGCTTTGCCTGTATTCCCGGCAGCCACAAAAGCAACGCCCCCTTTCCGGACGAATGGCGCGATCTGGAGCATCCGCCTGCCTGTATGCGGCCCATCGCCCTCTCCGCAGGCAGCGCCATTGTGTTTACCGAAGCACTCACCCACGGCACGCTGCCCTGGCGCGGCCAGGGAGAGCGGCGCACCCTGTTCTATAAATACTCGCCGCGATCGAATGCTTGGGCGCGATCGCTCTACAATCCTGACGAGTTTCCCAACCTTACCGAAGCTCAGCGGCGGCTGCTCCTCTCGCCGGGCATTTATCCGTACTAG
- a CDS encoding urease accessory protein UreF, with translation MTCEAALGGERLLRLLQLASPALPVGAYSYSEGLETLVAQGQLPDVSSLQHWIEQELAAGAMRLEAAVMARVYEAAIAPDLPALRHWNQWLSALREAEELRLQSWQMGRSLYRLLLELDPSVSPLLEACGETSNAAESFAVNFAVAYAIAAAHWQIDSRAAILGYLHSWASNLVNAGVKLIPLGQTAGQRLLLSLAPAIARTTDEALVLPTDDFGACSWGQAIACMAHETLYTRLFRS, from the coding sequence ATGACGTGTGAAGCGGCGTTGGGTGGAGAGCGTCTGCTGCGGCTATTGCAGTTGGCGAGTCCGGCGCTGCCTGTAGGGGCTTACAGCTACTCCGAAGGGCTGGAGACGCTGGTGGCGCAGGGGCAATTGCCAGATGTATCCAGCTTGCAGCACTGGATTGAGCAGGAGTTGGCGGCTGGAGCGATGCGGCTGGAGGCGGCGGTGATGGCGCGGGTCTATGAGGCGGCGATCGCCCCCGATCTTCCTGCTTTGCGCCACTGGAACCAATGGCTGTCGGCGCTGCGCGAGGCAGAGGAACTGCGGCTACAAAGCTGGCAAATGGGGCGATCGCTCTACCGGCTGCTGCTCGAACTTGACCCCAGCGTTTCCCCGCTCTTGGAAGCCTGCGGGGAAACCAGCAACGCAGCCGAAAGTTTTGCGGTGAATTTTGCCGTCGCGTATGCGATCGCCGCTGCCCACTGGCAGATCGACTCGCGGGCTGCCATCCTTGGCTATTTGCACAGTTGGGCCAGCAATTTGGTCAATGCAGGCGTGAAGCTGATTCCGCTGGGACAAACGGCCGGGCAACGGCTGCTGCTGAGTCTTGCTCCAGCGATCGCCCGCACAACCGACGAAGCGCTAGTCTTACCCACAGACGACTTTGGGGCGTGCAGTTGGGGACAGGCGATCGCCTGCATGGCCCACGAAACGCTTTACACCCGACTATTCCGCAGCTAA
- a CDS encoding ArsR/SmtB family transcription factor yields the protein MKTADPVSVEIMQQVAEYFSVLSEPTRLRILSVLRNGERCVQDLVEATATSQANVSKHLKVMLQAGILSRRTEGTSAYYSVQDDLTFELCNLVCDRLASRIELQARRFRAFGLTSGQVLKRSV from the coding sequence ATGAAAACGGCAGATCCGGTCTCAGTTGAAATCATGCAGCAGGTGGCGGAGTATTTTAGCGTGCTGAGTGAGCCGACCCGCCTCCGCATTCTCAGCGTCCTCCGCAACGGCGAACGGTGTGTGCAAGATTTGGTCGAAGCGACCGCCACCAGCCAGGCCAACGTTTCCAAGCACTTGAAAGTGATGCTGCAAGCGGGTATCCTCTCGCGCCGCACCGAGGGCACCTCTGCATACTACAGTGTGCAGGATGACTTGACGTTTGAGCTGTGTAACCTGGTGTGCGATCGCCTCGCCAGCCGCATCGAACTCCAGGCCCGGCGATTTCGGGCGTTCGGGCTGACCAGTGGGCAGGTGTTGAAGCGGTCGGTGTGA
- a CDS encoding TMEM165/GDT1 family protein encodes MDWNLLGLAFVTVFVSELGDKSQLAAIALGSSGKSVRAVFLGTAVALVLASFLGVMLGGGVAQVVPTRWIKAIAAIGFVVMAIRLLLPDAADELPDEPLDESLDGNEPA; translated from the coding sequence ATGGACTGGAATTTGCTGGGACTGGCGTTTGTCACGGTGTTTGTGTCGGAACTGGGCGACAAAAGCCAGCTTGCGGCGATCGCCCTCGGCAGCAGCGGCAAGTCTGTTCGGGCTGTGTTTTTGGGAACGGCAGTAGCGCTGGTGCTGGCCAGTTTTTTGGGCGTGATGCTGGGCGGCGGCGTGGCTCAGGTCGTGCCGACCCGGTGGATCAAGGCGATCGCTGCCATTGGGTTTGTCGTCATGGCCATCCGTTTGCTGCTGCCGGACGCGGCGGATGAGTTGCCAGACGAGCCGCTGGATGAGTCGCTGGATGGTAACGAACCTGCCTAG
- a CDS encoding sigma 54-interacting transcriptional regulator, with translation MELADRVQWIQQQTQFGDLSVAAVRAIAQQIREIHMPENHRLALEDTEPKALYILKSGRLERYRTRPDSLADTLSLLPGSVLYLKELLLEKPAEHTVVTLSDCEIWTVPREAFRELVAQFPELNRTVSRQLADEVTELSSQLAFEQERQAALRPYLVPKVRRGIVGASRYAVRLRQAIKKAAGDRLPVLIFGEPGLGKDNTAALIHFGSGDRKQPMIKLNGDMLQPSGADLFGRVNGKPGLLSWLGSGTLLINNVQDVPKALQPKLAELLETGIYRPVAREGEPEPEPRQSNARIMFTSERSLSELDRHVGHVIKVPPLRVRRADLETQVNYYISLYCAARGLSRPKVAPEALRRLQGYDFPGNLTELEGMVGRAIIQSNGAPMLTEEVFWATGSKNRRFRVNLLNAYPKLRQFLRSPWWPDRINYGFTLWFFPLVIAVLWLGPQTRDRNFALNFFWAWWWPLVLVGFPFVGRLWCAVCPFMIYGEISQKVSTSVLGRTLLPWSRPEAEKWGGWFLFGLFALILLWEELWHLENTAYLSACLLLLITAGAMIFSFLFERRFWCRYLCPIGGMNGLFAKLSMIELRAQQGICSATCTTYQCYKGGPQKGEGQETGGCPIYSHPAQLQDNRDCVLCMTCLKACPHRSVELNLRPPGIELWTTHKPTLPEVCLLFLLTGAVVLHRLPTILTLLGFGDRDLLATLLQYDAAPLGPFALHAGLAGLALALPGAIALFCHSLLKLFNPKSKPFVELAYGYLPLTLGCNLAHYLHLGLTEAGRIVPVTLATFGLSGAGLPVVVAHPAVIAFLQGVTLLSTLALSVFLTQKIARQRLQNLLPQHVGLGAIALLVWWSVVGQD, from the coding sequence ATGGAACTTGCCGACCGAGTGCAGTGGATACAGCAGCAGACCCAATTTGGAGACCTGTCGGTAGCGGCAGTGCGGGCGATCGCCCAGCAGATTCGCGAAATCCACATGCCCGAAAATCATCGGCTGGCGCTGGAAGACACTGAGCCGAAAGCCCTCTACATTCTGAAATCAGGACGGCTGGAGCGCTATCGCACGCGGCCAGACAGCCTGGCAGACACGCTCAGTCTGCTGCCTGGTTCAGTGCTGTATCTAAAAGAATTGTTACTCGAAAAGCCTGCGGAACACACCGTCGTTACCCTCAGCGATTGCGAAATCTGGACTGTGCCCCGTGAAGCCTTCCGCGAACTGGTGGCGCAGTTTCCGGAGCTAAACCGCACCGTGTCGCGGCAGTTGGCAGACGAAGTGACGGAACTCAGCTCCCAGCTTGCCTTTGAGCAAGAGCGTCAGGCAGCCCTGCGACCCTATCTCGTGCCCAAAGTGCGGCGGGGCATTGTGGGCGCAAGTCGCTACGCCGTGCGGCTGCGGCAGGCAATCAAAAAAGCTGCGGGCGATCGCCTGCCAGTACTCATCTTTGGCGAGCCGGGGCTGGGCAAGGACAACACAGCGGCGCTGATCCACTTTGGTAGTGGCGATCGCAAGCAGCCGATGATCAAGCTCAATGGCGATATGCTGCAACCCAGCGGCGCAGATCTGTTTGGTCGGGTCAATGGGAAGCCCGGTTTACTCAGTTGGCTGGGCAGCGGCACGCTGCTGATTAACAACGTGCAGGATGTGCCCAAGGCGCTCCAGCCCAAGCTGGCGGAACTGCTGGAAACGGGAATCTACCGACCCGTCGCCCGCGAAGGCGAGCCAGAACCAGAGCCGCGCCAGTCGAATGCGCGAATTATGTTCACCTCAGAGCGATCGCTCTCTGAACTCGATCGCCATGTCGGCCATGTCATTAAAGTTCCGCCCCTGCGCGTGCGACGGGCTGACCTCGAAACCCAGGTCAACTATTACATCAGCCTATACTGTGCCGCTCGCGGGTTGTCCCGCCCCAAGGTTGCGCCAGAGGCACTGCGGCGGCTCCAGGGCTACGACTTTCCGGGCAACCTGACGGAGCTAGAGGGCATGGTCGGCCGCGCCATTATCCAGTCCAACGGCGCACCTATGCTAACGGAAGAGGTGTTTTGGGCAACGGGTAGCAAAAATCGCCGCTTCCGCGTCAATCTGCTGAATGCCTACCCCAAGCTGCGCCAGTTTCTTCGCAGCCCGTGGTGGCCCGACCGGATAAACTACGGCTTCACGCTCTGGTTTTTCCCGCTGGTGATTGCGGTGCTGTGGCTGGGGCCGCAGACGCGCGATCGCAACTTTGCGCTGAATTTCTTCTGGGCCTGGTGGTGGCCGCTGGTGCTAGTCGGCTTCCCGTTTGTGGGGCGGCTGTGGTGCGCCGTGTGCCCGTTTATGATCTACGGCGAAATTTCGCAAAAAGTCTCAACTAGCGTGTTGGGACGCACGCTGCTGCCCTGGTCGCGCCCAGAGGCGGAAAAATGGGGCGGCTGGTTTCTGTTTGGGCTATTTGCGCTGATTTTGCTCTGGGAAGAACTGTGGCATCTGGAGAACACAGCCTATCTCTCTGCCTGCCTGCTGCTGTTGATTACCGCTGGAGCCATGATTTTTTCGTTCCTGTTTGAGCGGCGCTTCTGGTGTCGCTATCTCTGCCCCATTGGCGGCATGAACGGCCTGTTTGCCAAGCTGTCGATGATTGAACTGCGGGCGCAGCAGGGCATCTGCTCTGCCACCTGCACCACCTACCAGTGCTATAAGGGTGGGCCGCAAAAGGGCGAAGGGCAAGAAACGGGCGGCTGTCCGATTTATTCCCACCCGGCACAACTTCAGGACAATCGCGACTGTGTGCTGTGTATGACCTGCCTAAAGGCGTGTCCGCACCGCTCTGTTGAGCTAAACTTGCGTCCCCCCGGTATCGAACTCTGGACGACCCACAAGCCGACGCTGCCGGAGGTGTGCCTGCTGTTTTTGCTGACGGGGGCGGTGGTGCTGCATCGGCTGCCGACGATTTTGACGCTGCTGGGGTTTGGCGACCGTGATTTGCTAGCAACGCTGCTGCAATACGATGCGGCTCCGCTGGGCCCCTTTGCCCTCCATGCGGGACTGGCTGGGCTGGCGCTGGCGCTACCGGGGGCGATCGCCCTCTTCTGCCACAGCCTGCTAAAACTCTTCAACCCCAAGTCCAAACCCTTCGTCGAACTGGCCTACGGCTATCTGCCGCTGACCCTCGGCTGCAACCTGGCGCACTATCTGCATCTGGGATTGACCGAAGCCGGCCGCATCGTGCCCGTTACCCTCGCCACCTTTGGACTGAGCGGCGCAGGGCTGCCCGTCGTCGTCGCCCATCCCGCCGTGATTGCGTTTTTGCAGGGCGTGACGCTGCTCAGCACCCTTGCCCTCAGCGTTTTTCTGACGCAGAAAATTGCCCGCCAGCGGCTGCAAAACCTGCTGCCGCAGCACGTTGGACTGGGGGCGATCGCCCTTTTGGTCTGGTGGAGTGTGGTTGGACAAGACTAA
- the ureE gene encoding urease accessory protein UreE produces the protein MLVLTQRLSLSDRPEVCPEPAELTLLLTAEERVRSRHYFESVEGIPCSLQLPRGTVLRDGDVLLAASGERVRVVARPEPVVTVTAHTPLALLRAAYHLGNRHVPLEVAETYLRFSPDSVLQDMVEKMGLHLQLEERPFQPETGAYEGLGFKDQELGHSHHGSPHHSPHHSHRHSHNHDSEHNHANEDIHHPEPLRQHSEMSSQVGSLQHSHKSTSEDSQESSHDV, from the coding sequence ATGCTTGTCCTCACCCAACGGCTTTCTCTGAGCGATCGCCCCGAAGTCTGCCCTGAACCTGCTGAGTTGACGCTGCTGCTGACGGCGGAAGAACGAGTGCGATCGCGCCATTATTTTGAATCTGTGGAGGGCATACCCTGTTCGCTGCAATTGCCCAGGGGAACCGTGCTGCGAGATGGAGACGTGCTGCTGGCGGCTTCGGGGGAGCGAGTGCGCGTGGTGGCCAGGCCAGAACCCGTCGTCACCGTCACCGCCCACACGCCGCTGGCGTTGCTGCGAGCCGCCTATCATCTGGGCAATCGCCATGTGCCGCTGGAGGTCGCAGAAACCTATCTGCGCTTTTCGCCCGACTCGGTTTTGCAAGACATGGTGGAAAAAATGGGGTTGCATCTGCAACTGGAGGAGCGTCCCTTTCAGCCAGAGACGGGAGCCTATGAAGGGTTGGGGTTCAAAGATCAGGAGTTAGGCCATTCGCATCATGGTTCGCCTCACCATTCGCCTCACCATTCTCACCGTCATTCTCACAATCATGATTCCGAACATAATCATGCCAATGAGGATATACATCATCCTGAGCCTTTACGTCAGCATTCTGAAATGAGTTCTCAAGTAGGTTCTCTTCAGCATTCTCACAAGTCTACATCTGAGGATTCGCAGGAGTCTTCTCATGACGTGTGA
- a CDS encoding ABC transporter ATP-binding protein, with the protein MITVEHLSKIYGSTPAITDVTFSVEPGEILGFLGPNGAGKTTTMRILTGYLPATSGTATVAGFDVHEDSMAVRQRIGYLPETPPLYPDMTVEGFLHFVARLKGVAAGDRPQRVQSSLERCNLLERRDTLIRKLSKGFRQRVGIAQAIVHDPPVIVLDEPTVGLDPRQIIDVRNLIKSLAGDHTIILSTHILPEVSMTCSRVAIINRGRIVATNTPDRLMEELSGGAGYELEVEGELLVAQERLQYLAGVKSVTALTVEGLPPHRYKLRVISNPGTDPGRDIAATVINAGVGLYEMRRVQANLEQVFLELTMADAPADPDPSLSNEPQNQSPSQEEAA; encoded by the coding sequence ATGATTACCGTCGAACACCTCAGCAAAATCTACGGCTCTACCCCTGCAATTACGGACGTGACGTTCTCAGTAGAGCCGGGGGAGATTCTGGGCTTTTTGGGGCCAAACGGGGCAGGCAAAACGACGACAATGCGGATTTTGACGGGCTACCTGCCCGCCACTAGCGGCACAGCTACCGTAGCCGGGTTCGACGTGCATGAAGACTCGATGGCAGTGCGGCAGCGGATTGGCTATCTGCCCGAAACACCGCCGCTGTACCCAGACATGACGGTGGAAGGGTTTCTGCATTTCGTGGCGCGGCTAAAGGGCGTGGCAGCGGGCGATCGCCCCCAGCGCGTACAGTCTTCGCTAGAACGCTGCAACCTGCTGGAACGGCGCGACACCCTGATTCGCAAACTGTCTAAGGGCTTTCGGCAGCGGGTCGGCATTGCCCAGGCAATCGTTCACGACCCGCCCGTCATCGTGTTGGATGAGCCGACGGTCGGCCTCGACCCGCGCCAAATCATCGACGTGCGGAACCTGATTAAAAGTCTGGCCGGCGACCACACCATCATTCTTTCGACCCACATTCTGCCGGAAGTCAGCATGACCTGTAGCCGTGTCGCTATTATCAACCGCGGCCGAATTGTGGCAACTAATACGCCCGATCGCCTGATGGAAGAACTGTCGGGCGGCGCGGGCTATGAGCTAGAAGTGGAGGGCGAACTGTTGGTGGCTCAGGAGCGGCTGCAATACCTCGCAGGCGTAAAGTCCGTCACCGCACTAACTGTCGAAGGGCTGCCGCCCCACCGCTACAAACTGCGCGTCATCTCCAATCCAGGAACCGACCCTGGCCGCGACATTGCCGCCACCGTCATCAACGCAGGGGTGGGGCTATACGAAATGCGGCGGGTGCAGGCCAACCTAGAGCAGGTGTTTCTGGAACTCACCATGGCCGACGCACCCGCCGACCCCGACCCCAGTCTTTCCAATGAACCCCAAAACCAGTCCCCATCCCAGGAGGAAGCAGCCTAG
- a CDS encoding aspartate aminotransferase family protein: MSPETLISPPIAAASPYSPTEFDAYVINSYARFPIVLERGEGCRVWDSEGRDYLDFVAGIATCTLGHAHPAMVNAVNRQIQKLHHVSNLFYIPEQGDLAKWLVEHSCADRVFFCNSGAEANEGAIKLARKYAHTVRGIANPIVLTAHASFHGRTLATITATGQPKYQKNFDPLMPGFHYVPYNDIAALEAAIAQLDANQPQVAAILLEALQGEGGVRPGDRAYFQRIREICDEKGILLILDEVQVGMGRSGQLWGYENLGIEPDIFTSAKGLGGGIPIGAMLCKSFCDIFQPGDHASTFGGNPFACGVALEVCKTLERDNLLHNVRERGEQLRNGLRAIAQQYPALVAEVRGWGLINGLVLKEDAATVSADIVKAAIAQGLLLVPAGPKVVRFVPPLIVTAAEIEQALGRLNQALSNLSL, from the coding sequence GTGAGTCCAGAAACCCTTATCTCGCCGCCGATTGCCGCCGCAAGTCCCTACTCTCCCACCGAGTTCGATGCCTACGTCATCAATAGCTATGCTCGTTTTCCCATCGTGCTAGAGCGAGGCGAAGGTTGCCGCGTGTGGGACAGTGAGGGACGCGATTATCTGGACTTTGTGGCGGGTATTGCCACCTGCACGCTGGGCCACGCCCATCCGGCTATGGTGAACGCAGTCAATCGCCAGATTCAAAAGCTGCACCACGTTTCTAACCTGTTCTATATCCCAGAGCAGGGCGACCTGGCAAAATGGCTGGTCGAGCATTCCTGTGCCGATCGCGTATTTTTCTGCAACTCTGGCGCAGAGGCGAACGAAGGCGCAATTAAACTGGCGCGGAAGTATGCCCACACGGTGCGCGGCATCGCCAACCCGATCGTGCTGACGGCTCATGCCAGCTTCCACGGGCGCACTCTGGCTACCATCACTGCCACCGGTCAGCCAAAGTATCAGAAGAACTTTGACCCGCTGATGCCAGGATTTCACTACGTTCCCTACAACGATATTGCAGCCCTGGAAGCGGCGATCGCCCAACTGGATGCCAACCAGCCCCAGGTGGCGGCCATTCTGCTGGAGGCACTCCAGGGCGAAGGCGGCGTGCGGCCGGGCGATCGCGCTTATTTCCAGCGGATTCGTGAAATCTGCGATGAAAAGGGAATTCTGCTCATTCTGGACGAAGTGCAGGTCGGCATGGGCCGCAGCGGGCAACTTTGGGGCTACGAGAATCTGGGCATCGAACCCGACATTTTCACCTCAGCTAAAGGCCTGGGCGGCGGCATCCCCATTGGCGCGATGCTCTGCAAGTCGTTTTGCGACATCTTTCAGCCCGGCGACCACGCCAGCACCTTCGGCGGCAATCCCTTCGCCTGCGGCGTGGCGCTAGAAGTGTGCAAAACTCTGGAGCGCGACAACTTGCTGCACAATGTGCGAGAGCGCGGCGAACAACTGCGGAACGGGCTGCGGGCGATCGCCCAGCAATATCCTGCACTCGTCGCAGAAGTGCGCGGCTGGGGACTAATTAACGGTCTGGTGCTGAAGGAAGACGCTGCTACAGTATCGGCAGATATCGTGAAGGCGGCGATCGCCCAAGGGCTGCTGCTCGTTCCTGCTGGCCCGAAGGTGGTGCGCTTTGTGCCCCCGCTGATCGTCACTGCTGCGGAAATTGAGCAAGCCCTCGGACGGCTAAACCAGGCCCTCAGCAACCTGTCTCTCTAG
- a CDS encoding TMEM165/GDT1 family protein, with the protein MSLVSPDSILSSPVLTAERPAPPSIQPPAASSDRAVDSTQPAPTAQPLSLRDEFGIFFSTFITIFLAEIGDKTQMTVLLMSAQSQAPWVVFLGAGSALIATSLCGVLLGKWLSTRIAPRLLDKAAAVLLLVVAGMLVWDVIQG; encoded by the coding sequence GTGAGCCTGGTTTCCCCCGACTCGATTCTATCTTCACCCGTTTTGACCGCTGAGCGCCCCGCCCCCCCTTCGATTCAGCCCCCTGCTGCGTCGTCTGACAGGGCTGTCGATTCGACCCAGCCTGCGCCGACGGCTCAGCCGCTCAGTCTGCGAGACGAATTCGGCATTTTCTTCTCGACGTTCATCACGATTTTCCTGGCAGAAATTGGCGACAAAACTCAGATGACGGTGCTGCTCATGAGTGCCCAGTCCCAAGCGCCGTGGGTGGTGTTTCTGGGAGCAGGTTCAGCGCTAATCGCCACGAGTCTTTGTGGGGTGCTGCTGGGCAAGTGGCTCTCGACCCGCATTGCGCCCCGGCTGCTCGACAAAGCAGCGGCCGTGTTGCTGCTGGTGGTGGCGGGAATGCTGGTGTGGGATGTCATTCAGGGGTAG
- the ppk1 gene encoding polyphosphate kinase 1 has product MPSSLPRFVLLPLELQRRKQMPVWMGVPIEQIITHNLDKLFPGMEVVACHVFRVTRNADLEVQEDEADDLLQAIEQELRKRRFAGSVVRLEVHESMPDEIRQTLMAEMGLSNADVYPVVGLLGGRDLMALVDLPLPHLKDAPWKPVSHPRLRRLMESEYSTDEDFFALIRKQDLLVHHPYQSFSSSVQAFLQRAAQDPDVLTIKMTLYRTSGDSPIVDALIAAAENGKQVAVLVELKARFDEENNIQWARKLEQVGVHVVYGLVGLKTHTKLMLVVRQEGDRLRRYVHIGTGNYNPKTARLYTDLGLLTCREDLGADVTELFNALTGYSRQQTYRKLLVAPTNLRDRLLDLIHRERETARAGRHARIVAKMNALVDPPLIAALYEASQAGVQIDLIVRGICCLRPGLSGVSDRIRVISIVGRFLEHSRIFYFYNGGAEDVYIGSADWMPRNLDRRVEAVTPVDDRAIAKDLQEILGILLADNRQAWELQPDGSYRQRHPVSPDAVQSAQQILMDMARQS; this is encoded by the coding sequence GTGCCCAGTTCACTGCCCCGATTCGTCCTGTTGCCGCTGGAACTGCAACGTCGCAAGCAGATGCCCGTGTGGATGGGCGTGCCAATTGAGCAAATCATTACCCACAATCTGGACAAGCTGTTTCCAGGCATGGAGGTCGTCGCCTGCCATGTGTTTCGAGTTACCCGCAATGCTGACCTGGAAGTGCAGGAGGACGAAGCCGATGACCTGCTCCAGGCAATCGAGCAGGAGCTTCGTAAGCGGCGGTTTGCGGGGTCTGTGGTGCGGCTAGAAGTTCACGAATCCATGCCGGATGAAATTCGCCAAACGCTGATGGCGGAGATGGGGCTGAGCAACGCAGATGTGTATCCGGTGGTGGGGCTGTTGGGCGGGCGCGACCTGATGGCACTGGTGGATCTGCCGTTGCCCCATCTCAAGGATGCGCCCTGGAAGCCTGTGAGTCATCCCCGACTGCGCCGACTCATGGAGTCTGAATATTCCACAGATGAGGATTTTTTTGCCCTGATTCGTAAGCAGGATTTGCTGGTGCATCATCCATATCAGTCGTTTTCGTCGTCGGTGCAGGCGTTTCTTCAGCGGGCAGCCCAAGATCCCGACGTGCTGACGATTAAGATGACGCTGTATCGCACGTCGGGCGATTCGCCAATTGTGGACGCGCTGATCGCCGCCGCCGAGAACGGTAAACAGGTGGCGGTGCTGGTGGAGCTAAAGGCACGCTTTGACGAAGAGAATAATATTCAGTGGGCGCGGAAGCTAGAGCAGGTGGGCGTTCATGTAGTCTATGGGCTGGTGGGGCTAAAAACGCATACTAAGCTAATGTTGGTGGTGCGGCAGGAGGGCGATCGCCTGCGTCGCTATGTCCACATTGGCACGGGTAATTACAACCCCAAAACGGCGCGGCTCTACACCGATCTGGGCTTGCTGACCTGTCGGGAGGATTTGGGTGCAGACGTGACGGAGTTGTTTAACGCGCTGACGGGCTACTCGCGGCAGCAAACCTATCGCAAGCTGCTGGTGGCTCCGACCAATTTGCGCGATCGCCTGCTTGACCTGATTCACCGAGAGCGCGAGACTGCCCGTGCGGGTCGCCATGCCCGGATCGTCGCCAAGATGAACGCGCTGGTTGATCCGCCGCTGATTGCTGCACTCTATGAAGCGTCGCAGGCCGGCGTGCAAATTGATCTCATCGTGCGGGGCATTTGCTGTCTGCGGCCGGGGCTGTCAGGCGTGAGCGATCGCATTCGAGTGATTAGCATCGTGGGGCGGTTTTTGGAACATTCCCGCATTTTTTATTTTTACAATGGCGGCGCGGAGGACGTATACATCGGTAGTGCCGACTGGATGCCGCGCAATCTGGATCGGCGCGTGGAGGCCGTTACGCCAGTGGATGACAGGGCGATCGCCAAAGATTTGCAGGAAATTCTCGGCATCTTGCTGGCCGACAACCGCCAGGCATGGGAGCTTCAGCCCGACGGCAGCTATCGCCAGCGCCATCCTGTCTCCCCAGACGCGGTGCAAAGTGCCCAACAAATTCTCATGGACATGGCGCGGCAGTCCTGA
- a CDS encoding bifunctional 4-hydroxy-2-oxoglutarate aldolase/2-dehydro-3-deoxy-phosphogluconate aldolase, with protein sequence MISSHSQAVSFKDRWLHWLQTERAIAVIRAPNLATGEVMARAVAAGGMRLIEVTWNSDRPETLVRHLRQRLPDCLIGAGTITTPQQVSAAIASGAQFLFSPHTHRALIQQAAEFEIPFVAGALTPTEIVTAWQAGAAAVKVFPIQCVGGADYLRAVREPLGEIPLVPTGGVTLENARAMLEAGAIAVGLAGQLFPKAAVKNGEWAIVQERAAQLKQSLGSRATFGAV encoded by the coding sequence GTGATTTCCTCACACTCTCAGGCTGTTTCATTCAAAGATCGATGGCTGCATTGGCTGCAAACCGAACGGGCGATCGCCGTCATTCGTGCGCCCAACCTGGCAACCGGCGAGGTCATGGCGCGGGCAGTGGCGGCGGGCGGAATGCGGCTGATCGAAGTCACCTGGAATAGCGATCGCCCTGAAACCCTGGTGCGTCACCTGCGGCAGCGCTTGCCCGACTGTCTGATTGGCGCGGGCACGATTACCACTCCCCAACAGGTCAGCGCGGCGATCGCCAGCGGGGCCCAGTTTTTGTTTAGCCCCCATACGCATCGAGCGCTGATTCAGCAGGCGGCCGAGTTCGAGATTCCCTTTGTGGCAGGGGCCCTCACGCCGACAGAAATCGTGACCGCATGGCAGGCGGGCGCAGCAGCGGTGAAGGTGTTCCCCATTCAGTGTGTCGGCGGCGCAGACTATTTGCGGGCCGTGCGAGAGCCGCTGGGCGAGATTCCGCTAGTGCCCACGGGCGGGGTCACGCTGGAGAATGCGCGAGCCATGCTGGAGGCAGGGGCGATCGCCGTTGGGCTGGCAGGGCAGTTGTTTCCCAAGGCGGCTGTGAAAAATGGCGAATGGGCGATCGTGCAAGAGCGAGCCGCGCAGCTAAAACAAAGCCTCGGCAGTCGGGCTACGTTCGGTGCTGTGTAA